A stretch of DNA from Desertifilum tharense IPPAS B-1220:
GAACTCAATCCTGATAGACTCAGATTATACCTGAGCAATCTATTCGTTTGATGATGTGACGACAAACCCAAAAGACGGTTGACAATGACCCTGACACAGACAGCAATTCAATAGCTAGAGTTAGAGTGCTTCAGGCTAAAAGCCAACAGCTTGAGTGACGTGCCATACGCGTGTGGCACGTAAAAAGCTACCCAAGAATCGTAAAAATGGGTAGCCATGTCTCCCGATCTCGTTACAGCTTTTAGCCCCGAATGAGTTTAATCTGGCTCTTGCTTATATCGGCGCGGGTTTCCTCGTCTGTGGGGATTTCCTTGTTGAACGTACCATTGATACCATTCTTTTGAACTGCGGATGGCCAGCCACAGCAATAATAAAGCAATTAGCCCCCCTTCTTGAGGGGCATCAAAAGCAAATAAAACCAGGACAATACACAGAAAATCTTGAAGCAAGATGGCCCACAACGGTAAGCCGCGAAGTCGGTAAAACCATCCGGCTTGTACTAATTGCAAAACCAACGCTAGCAAACTGCCGACAAAACCCAGTAAACCCACGAGCCAGCCGGGAACCTCAGCAGCTTGAGCGATCGCCATACCCATAATTGCCCCGACAATTGGGCTAAAAACGAGCTGAACGATCTGCAACACGCGTTGACCGAGCAGTTTCTTTGAGGCAAATAGCTCAAACAAAGACCAGCTTACCAGAACGCCAAGCACAACTGGGGGTGGAACTTGGGACAAAACAGGAACGCGCGACCACAGACTCTCGCCATAGAGTAAACCAATCAGCAGTAAAGGTAAAGCTATTCTTAAACCTGCGGCTGCTGAGGCTGAAAGTGCAGCTAAAAGCTCAATCATAGGAAAAACTTGCTTTGTTGAGCTATGAGACAGAGAGGCGAACAAAAATCCCTTTGTTTCCTACTCTTCCTCAGTTTTATAAAACGGCGATCGCTCAGAACTTAGGCTAGGCTCTCAAGTTGAGTAAAATCCAGCAAGTCAAAATAGAGCGCTTAATTTAAGAAATGGTGCGAGCAAACCGACCCTTCCTTCTACTTTAAAGCAATCTTCGGGTTCCGGTTAATACCCTTGACCCCCAACTAAAGGATAGATACCTCAAAGATTTAGTATTTCCGTTCTTGAGGAGCAAATCGAGTAATTGTTACGGGACGATAACTAAGATCGATACCTGCGGGCGAATAGTAGGCAAAAGTATGCTTGAGAAAGCCCGGATCGTCTCGTTGAGGATAATCTTCGCGGAAATGAGCGCCTCTGCTTTCTTGACGATTTAACGCCGCAGACAGAATAATTTGTCCCACAATCATTAAATTCCGGAGTTCTAGCGCTTCAATAATTTCTGTATTCCAACACTTTCCCCGATCGTCTAGATAAATCTGAGGATACTGTTGTTGTAGGTTTTGGATTTGCGTTAAACCTTCGCTCATCAACGCCTCTGTGCGAAAGACGCCGCAGTATTGCGTCATGGTATCTTGAAAGGCTTGGCGTAACTGATGAATCCGACAAGTCCCCGCCTGGTCTAAGAGGGATTGAATTTGCTGGCTGACCTCCGTCAAATAGCGCTGCTCATCTAGAGTTGGAAGCTTGCGATTTTGGACGTAATGGGCGATCGCGCTTCCGGTCAGCTTGCCATAGACCACGCATTCTAACAGAGAATTACTCCCCAAACGATTAGCCCCATGTACCGAAACGCAAGCGGCTTCCCCAGCAGCAAAAAATCCCTCCACTAACCCATCGGGACTGCTGCGGACTTGGCCTTGAGTATTCACCGGAATGCCACCCATTGAGTAATGTACCGTAGGTCGAACAGGCATCGGTTGTTCAACCGCATCCACTCCAACTAGACGGTGCGCTTCCTCCCAACAGAACGGTACGCGAGACATAATCTTCTCGCGGCCCATGTGACGCAAATCTAAATACACGAAAGGCCCGCCAGCACTGCCATCGGGATGAATGCCGCGTCCGGCGCGAATTTCCCGCGCGATCGCTCTAGAGGTAATATCGCGAGGGGCCAGTTCCATGCGACTAGGGGCATAATTAGCCATAAAGCGATCGCCATCAGCATTAATCAAATACGCCCCTTCCCCGCGCACCGCCTCCGAAATCAGAACCCCCACTGGATACAAACCCGTGGGATGAAACTGAACAAACTCCATATCTTCGAGCGGAAGCCCTGCAACAGCCGCCATTGCCAAGCCATCCCCAGTCGAGGCAAAATCATTAGACGTGGTATTAAACACCCGTCCATACCCGCCCGTAGCAAACATCACGGCCTTGGCTCGCACGACTGCCAATTGACCGTCTTGGAGGCGATACATGACAATCCCCTTAGCTTGACCCTCTTCCACAATCAAGCGCAACACGTACCACTCGTCATAAATCTGAACGCCGTAGCGCCGCAAATTATTCACCAATTCATGCAAAATCGCGTGACCCGTTTTATCCGCCGCGTAACAGGTGCGGTTGTGAGAATGTCCCCCAAATGCGCGTTGAGCAATGCGACCATCGGGAAGGCGGGAAAATAACACCCCCATGTGTTCCAAGTCGATTACGACGTTTGGTGCTTCCTGGGTCAAAAGTTCAACCGCATCTTGATCGGCAAGGTAATCCGATCCTTTAACCGTATCAAAAGCGTGGGCTTCCCAACTATCCGTTGAATCTACATTTTTCAGAGTTGCAGCAATTCCGCCTTGGGCGGCGACAGAGTGAGAGCGAATGGGGTGAGTTTTCGCAACGACTGCAACCTTAAGACTGGGATCGGTTCTGGCAATTTCCACAGCAGCCCGACAACCCGCCAAGCCACCACCAACAATGATTACATCATGCTCTAGCATTTGAGTTCGGTGTCCAATTCCTCTGGATCTATCGTGACGCAAAAAAAAAGCCCCTTGACGAATAGCAAGGAACTTTTTGGATTTATCAAGGAATTCTGGCTTAAGAGCCGAGATTTTTAGCTAGAGGCTTCAGCGGGTTTCTGTTTTTGGGGAAGGTTCTTTTCGTGGAGGGTACCGCCGGGGGTTTTGGTGGTTGCGCCTTCTTCAATGGGCAGAAACTCGATATGGTTGAGTAAGGTAGTGACAAACGCAAACAATAAGAAGGGAAGAGACAGCACTAGAATCAGCCCCACCGTTGCTAAAGCATAAACGGGACGGCTCGCACCCATGAGGGCTAAAGCAGCCGCCAAACTCACCATAATCACAATTAACCAAGTGATGATCTGACCGTAAATATCCCCAAAGGTGAGCGTGCAGAGCATCCGATATTTAAAACCATTTTTCTCCATTTATTTTCTCCAGGTCACTTTAATTAATTGTGTTATAGCCTAAAGTCCTGACTCTGTTTTGGATAATGTCTCAATGTTTTTTCAATATTTGTAGTAAATGTTTACAATTCTTATGGGAATTGAACGCACTTTAGGAAGTTGAGAACATTGATGACCTACGACGCGATTGTCATCGGGAGCGGTATTGGGGGATTGGTTGCGGCTGGCTTATTGGCGCGTCGAGGTAAACGAGTGGTCGTTTGTGAAAGCCACGCGATCGCGGGAGGAGCCGCCCACAGTTTTAGCCGTCAGGGATTTCACTTTGACTCCGGGCCTTCCTTTTATTGTGGATTAAGCGATCGCCAATCTCTCAATCCCCTATGTCAAGTTTTAAATCTTTTGGAAGAATCAGTAGAAGCGATCGCCTACGATCCCTTGGGTCATTATCACTTTCCGGAAGGGACCTTACCCATCTTCAGCAATCATCAACGCTACACCGAGGCGATCGCGCAATTTACCCCCCAAGGGGCGCAAGAATTCGCCGAATTTTCGCGTCAATTGCTTGCCCTGTATGAAGGACTGCGAGGAATTCCGGCTATCGATCTGCGGCCCGATTTCAAAGTGCTGTGGGTACTGTTAACCCAATATCCGATCGCCCTGCTCAAACTTTTACCGCAACTGGGTCAAATTAATCGTTCCGTTGGCGACATTATGGATCGAACCGTACGCGATCCGTGGGTGCGCCGTTTGATCGATCTAGAGTGCTTCCTGCTTTCCGGCTTAAAAGCTTCAGGAACTGTCACCCCAGAAGTCGCCTTTATGTTAGGAGAGCGCAGCCAATCCACCATTGATTATCCCATTGGAGGCAGCGGCGCAATCGCAGACGCCCTAGTTCGGGGTTTAAAACGTTGGGGAGGAGAACTGCGCTTAAACGCTCATGTCGAACAAATCTTAGTGGAACGAGGAGAAGTCACCGGCGTGCGGCTGCGAAACGGCGAGATCGCGCGCGCCCCAATCGTTATTTCTAATGCCAGTATTTGGGATACTTATACTCAACTGCTCAAACTGGAAGATTTACCCGATCGCGATCGCGCCTTAGCCACACCAGCAGTTGATAGCTTTATGCATTTACATTTAGGCATTAAAGCCGAAGGATTAGAAGGATTAACAGGTCATCATGTCGTCGTTCATTCGAGCGATGAAGATATTACCGTACCGGGAAACACCTGCATGATTTCGATCCCCTCCGTCTGGGATCGCCATTTAGCACCCCTTGGACATCACGTTGTTCATGCCTATACCTTAGAACCCTTTGCCGGTTGGGAACGGAACGCGGAATACGAACCGAAGAAAAAAGCGCGATCGCAATCTTTATTTCGCGCCTTAGAAAAAGTCATTCCCGATATTCGAGAGCGCATCGTCCTAGAATTAATAGGAACCCCTTTAACTCACGCTCATTATCTACGGCGCTATCAAGGCACCTACGGGCCTGCTATTCCGGCGGGAAAAGGGATGTTTCCAGGGCCTCAAACGCCGATTTCTGGATTGTATCGAGTGGGAGATAGCACGATGCCAGGAATTGGCGTACCCGCAGTGGCGGCTTCTGGAATACTTTGTGCCAATTTGCTGACAGATTAAAGACCCGCAATGACCAGAGTTAAGGGCGGTCGCTAGAATGAAGGTTTGAAGCTGAAAAAACGCTATTAGTAGAGATACAAAATATGGGATTACCTATAGTTGCTATTATTGGACGCCCCAACGTGGGTAAATCGACGATTGTCAATCGTCTTGCAGGTGGGAAAGATGCCATTGTCTATGATGAGCCGGGAATTACCCGCGATCGCACTTATCGTCCGGCTTATTGGCGCGATCGCGAATTTCTGGTCGTCGATACGGGGGGACTCGTTTTTGACGATGATACTGAATTTCTGCCGTTGATACGCGAACAAGCGATCGCCGCCCTCAAAGAATCCAAAGTTGCCATTTTCGTTGTAGATGGCCAAGCCGGACCGACATCAGGCGATCAAGAAATCGCCTCCTGGTTGCGCCAACAACAGGTTCCCGTTTTCCTCGTGGTGAATAAGTGCGAATCTCCCGAACAAGGTACGATCCAAGCCGCCCAATTTTGGGAACTGGGAATTGGCGAACCGTTCCCCGTATCTGGCATTCACGGGAGTGGCGTTGGCGATCTCCTGGATGAGGTGGTTCAACATCTTCCCCCAACCGACGATACGGAAGAAATCCGAGAAACCAACGTGGCGATCGTTGGACGCCCGAATGTTGGAAAATCGAGTTTACTCAATGCCTTTTTAGGCGAAAATCGAGCCATTGTTAGCCCCATTTCCGGTACAACTCGCGACGCCATTGACACGGTAGTTGAACGCGATGGCAAAACTTACCGCCTAATCGATACCGCAGGTATTCGGAAAAAGAAAGGGGTGGAATACGGCCCGGAATTTTTTGGCATTAACCGCGCCTTTAAAGCAATTCGGCGGGCGGATGTGGTTTTATTAGTCATTGATGCGCTTGACGGTGCCACAGAACAAGACCAAAAATTAGCAGGACGCATTGCTGAAGAGGGTCGCGCCTGTGTCATTGTGGTGAATAAGTGGGATGCAGTCGAGAAAGATTCTTACACCCTCAACGAGTACGAACGGCAGCTTAAAAACCGATTGTACTTTTTAGAATGGGCAGAAACGATCTTTGTCAGTGCTTTAACGGGTCAGCGCGTTGCTAAAATTCTCGATCTCGTCGATACCGCAGCCGAACAACATCAACGGCGCGTTACCACCTCCGTCATTAATGAAGTCTTAGAAGAAGCGATTAGCTGGCATTCTCCCCCGACCAACCGCCAAGGCAGACAAGGCAAAATTTATTATGGGACGCAAGTGAGAAGCCAACCCCCCACGATTACCTTGTTTGTAAACGATCCCAAGCGGTTTAATGAAAACTACCGGCGCTATATTGAACGGCAGTTTCGCACGGCTTTAGGGTTTACAGGAACGCCTATCCGTTTATTTTGGCGAGGGAAAAAATCCCGCGAGGTTGAGTTGGGTAGCGGAGCAAATCGTGCCGTTCGCGTTTAAGATGAGCGTGCTGGGTTCTAACCAAAGGTGGCGCGCGAATCGGAGAATTCTCGACCTCGGTATTCCGCACAATCAAGTCGCCGAACGAGCGATTTTGCCCTAACGTTTTCTGAGTATCCTCAGCACTCCCATAGCCCCATCCCTACAAGAAGATGGATTTATTGCGATCGCTTCCTTTAGGTTTATACCTCGAACAACCGCTGACCTGGTTGCATCAACTTGATGCTCGCGTCAAACTTGCGTGGTTGCTTACTTTTTTAGTCGCCCCCGTTTTAGCCAATACGCCAGCCCGCTTGGTTCTGGCCTTGATTTTAGTATTGCTGACCCTTTCCGCTAGGATTCCTTGGCGGGTTTGGCGTCAGCAATTGGGGTGGTTGTCGCTATTGTGCGTGTTTGTGCTGATCCTAACGGCGATCGCTCCCGATGGACTGTCTACCGAACATCAACTGCGCTTACCCGAAAACGAACTCAGCCTCAGCCTCCCGCCAGACACTCCCCCACCCGCTGAACTCCAACAACCCACCGATTATCGCTATCTGCTTGTCGAGATTCGCCAGCCACCCGTCAACCTGACCGTCTCTCGGCGATCGCTAGACTTAGGTCTGCGGCTGGCTACCCTGCTATTCACCCTAATCTATAGCACCAACCTATTTTTGCTCACCACAGCCCCAGAAGAAATTACAGCCGGGATTGAAAGCCTGATGGCCCCCCTGCGGCGGTTTAATCTGCCCGTAACCGAAATTGCCCTCACCTTAACCCTATCGCTGCGATTTATTCCCCTGGTTTTGGAAGAAATCCAGAACCTCGTCCGTTCGGTGCGAACGCGGGCGATTAATTGGAAAAAATTGGGATTGCGTCGGGCGGCTCAAGTCTGGTTGCTCGTCGCCGAGCGATTAATTAGTAACTTATTGCTACGGGCCGAACAAATTGCCAGCGCCATGACCGTACGCGGTTTTACCAGTCCGGATAGCCATCGAGTCAAGTGGCATCAGGAACAACTGCGCCTGCGAGACTGGATCGCGATCGCTATGCTTGCCCTCTTGTGGGTCGCGCGATTCATTTGGGGAAATCAACTTTAAAAAAGACCGCCCCGCTCTAACCTAATAGATAGAGTTTTGCGCCGATCGCTTAGGTTGACATCCTCTCCCGTTAAATCGGAGTACCGATGATAACAGGAGAAACCTAAACCTCACGATTTAGGTTTCTGCTTCTTTCCCTTACGGGTGTTTCGCAACTGCCCTTTAGGCTTATGCCTATCCGGTCTTATGTTCGCTCCACAGACTATCACCGCAAGCCCTGCGGCGAGAATATTATTGGCGGCATTGATATCTCGGTCGTGATGCGTTCCACACTCTGGACAATCCCATTCCCGAACATCAAGCGGCAATTTATCGACAATGCGACCGCAATTTCCACAACGTTTAGAACTGGGAAACCAACGGTCAATTTTAACCAGCGTTCGACCGTACCACTGGCACTTGTACTCCAACTGACGAATCAACTCACTCCAACTGGCATCGGCAATGGCTTGTGCCAGTTTGTGGTTTTTCATCATATTCTTCACTACCAAGTCCTCGACCGCAATCGTTTGGTTTTCACGTACCAATCGAGTCGTTAGCTTGTGAAGGAAATCTGTACGAGAGTCAGCAATTCGGGCGTGGATTCGAGCAACCTGCTTCCTTGCTTTCTCGAAATTGTTCGAGCCTTCGACTTTCCGAGACAGTGCTTTTTGAGCTTGTCTCAACCTATCATTTATTCTGTGAAGACTTCTAGTCTGTATTTGGAAATTTTAGGGGGATTGTTCCCAATAAAATTTCCCCCGTTTCCTCCCACCGTTAACCGGAGCGGGTATAACGGGGGTCTCCACGGGGGAAGAAGGATGATAAAGTATTGGGATGATCGCT
This window harbors:
- a CDS encoding NAD(P)/FAD-dependent oxidoreductase, whose amino-acid sequence is MTYDAIVIGSGIGGLVAAGLLARRGKRVVVCESHAIAGGAAHSFSRQGFHFDSGPSFYCGLSDRQSLNPLCQVLNLLEESVEAIAYDPLGHYHFPEGTLPIFSNHQRYTEAIAQFTPQGAQEFAEFSRQLLALYEGLRGIPAIDLRPDFKVLWVLLTQYPIALLKLLPQLGQINRSVGDIMDRTVRDPWVRRLIDLECFLLSGLKASGTVTPEVAFMLGERSQSTIDYPIGGSGAIADALVRGLKRWGGELRLNAHVEQILVERGEVTGVRLRNGEIARAPIVISNASIWDTYTQLLKLEDLPDRDRALATPAVDSFMHLHLGIKAEGLEGLTGHHVVVHSSDEDITVPGNTCMISIPSVWDRHLAPLGHHVVHAYTLEPFAGWERNAEYEPKKKARSQSLFRALEKVIPDIRERIVLELIGTPLTHAHYLRRYQGTYGPAIPAGKGMFPGPQTPISGLYRVGDSTMPGIGVPAVAASGILCANLLTD
- a CDS encoding DUF4126 domain-containing protein, whose translation is MIELLAALSASAAAGLRIALPLLLIGLLYGESLWSRVPVLSQVPPPVVLGVLVSWSLFELFASKKLLGQRVLQIVQLVFSPIVGAIMGMAIAQAAEVPGWLVGLLGFVGSLLALVLQLVQAGWFYRLRGLPLWAILLQDFLCIVLVLFAFDAPQEGGLIALLLLWLAIRSSKEWYQWYVQQGNPHRRGNPRRYKQEPD
- a CDS encoding energy-coupling factor transporter transmembrane protein EcfT; protein product: MDLLRSLPLGLYLEQPLTWLHQLDARVKLAWLLTFLVAPVLANTPARLVLALILVLLTLSARIPWRVWRQQLGWLSLLCVFVLILTAIAPDGLSTEHQLRLPENELSLSLPPDTPPPAELQQPTDYRYLLVEIRQPPVNLTVSRRSLDLGLRLATLLFTLIYSTNLFLLTTAPEEITAGIESLMAPLRRFNLPVTEIALTLTLSLRFIPLVLEEIQNLVRSVRTRAINWKKLGLRRAAQVWLLVAERLISNLLLRAEQIASAMTVRGFTSPDSHRVKWHQEQLRLRDWIAIAMLALLWVARFIWGNQL
- a CDS encoding succinate dehydrogenase/fumarate reductase flavoprotein subunit, which translates into the protein MLEHDVIIVGGGLAGCRAAVEIARTDPSLKVAVVAKTHPIRSHSVAAQGGIAATLKNVDSTDSWEAHAFDTVKGSDYLADQDAVELLTQEAPNVVIDLEHMGVLFSRLPDGRIAQRAFGGHSHNRTCYAADKTGHAILHELVNNLRRYGVQIYDEWYVLRLIVEEGQAKGIVMYRLQDGQLAVVRAKAVMFATGGYGRVFNTTSNDFASTGDGLAMAAVAGLPLEDMEFVQFHPTGLYPVGVLISEAVRGEGAYLINADGDRFMANYAPSRMELAPRDITSRAIAREIRAGRGIHPDGSAGGPFVYLDLRHMGREKIMSRVPFCWEEAHRLVGVDAVEQPMPVRPTVHYSMGGIPVNTQGQVRSSPDGLVEGFFAAGEAACVSVHGANRLGSNSLLECVVYGKLTGSAIAHYVQNRKLPTLDEQRYLTEVSQQIQSLLDQAGTCRIHQLRQAFQDTMTQYCGVFRTEALMSEGLTQIQNLQQQYPQIYLDDRGKCWNTEIIEALELRNLMIVGQIILSAALNRQESRGAHFREDYPQRDDPGFLKHTFAYYSPAGIDLSYRPVTITRFAPQERKY
- the der gene encoding ribosome biogenesis GTPase Der; this encodes MGLPIVAIIGRPNVGKSTIVNRLAGGKDAIVYDEPGITRDRTYRPAYWRDREFLVVDTGGLVFDDDTEFLPLIREQAIAALKESKVAIFVVDGQAGPTSGDQEIASWLRQQQVPVFLVVNKCESPEQGTIQAAQFWELGIGEPFPVSGIHGSGVGDLLDEVVQHLPPTDDTEEIRETNVAIVGRPNVGKSSLLNAFLGENRAIVSPISGTTRDAIDTVVERDGKTYRLIDTAGIRKKKGVEYGPEFFGINRAFKAIRRADVVLLVIDALDGATEQDQKLAGRIAEEGRACVIVVNKWDAVEKDSYTLNEYERQLKNRLYFLEWAETIFVSALTGQRVAKILDLVDTAAEQHQRRVTTSVINEVLEEAISWHSPPTNRQGRQGKIYYGTQVRSQPPTITLFVNDPKRFNENYRRYIERQFRTALGFTGTPIRLFWRGKKSREVELGSGANRAVRV
- a CDS encoding RNA-guided endonuclease TnpB family protein — protein: MQTRSLHRINDRLRQAQKALSRKVEGSNNFEKARKQVARIHARIADSRTDFLHKLTTRLVRENQTIAVEDLVVKNMMKNHKLAQAIADASWSELIRQLEYKCQWYGRTLVKIDRWFPSSKRCGNCGRIVDKLPLDVREWDCPECGTHHDRDINAANNILAAGLAVIVCGANIRPDRHKPKGQLRNTRKGKKQKPKS